The Echinicola rosea genome has a segment encoding these proteins:
- a CDS encoding MotA/TolQ/ExbB proton channel family protein produces MILLQTLSTDSQAVADSLTTMENTAQSIGLFDLLIKGGYMMIPLYALFILAIYIFVERIITLKKAAQTPKGMMDQVKMMVQTGDIGGAKMICQEEDTPVANMISKGLERIGSPLKNIEVAIENVGKIEIYKLEKNLSLLATVSGAAPMIGFLGTVAGMIRAFIGVAQEEGMVSPKLLSTGIYEAMITTASGLVVGIIAYLGYNYLVARVSKLIHNMEYTTVEFMDLLQDKK; encoded by the coding sequence ATGATCTTACTACAGACTTTATCAACCGATAGTCAAGCGGTTGCGGATTCCCTTACTACCATGGAAAATACCGCCCAGAGTATTGGGCTTTTTGATCTATTGATCAAAGGAGGTTACATGATGATCCCACTTTATGCGCTGTTCATTTTGGCGATATACATTTTTGTGGAACGCATCATCACCCTCAAAAAAGCAGCCCAAACTCCAAAAGGTATGATGGACCAGGTAAAAATGATGGTGCAGACAGGGGATATTGGGGGTGCCAAAATGATATGTCAGGAGGAAGATACGCCTGTGGCCAATATGATTTCGAAAGGCTTGGAAAGAATCGGTAGTCCGCTAAAGAACATTGAAGTGGCAATTGAAAATGTTGGAAAAATAGAAATCTACAAATTGGAAAAAAACCTGAGCCTATTGGCGACCGTTTCCGGTGCTGCGCCAATGATCGGTTTTTTGGGAACCGTCGCCGGGATGATCCGGGCTTTTATCGGAGTTGCCCAAGAAGAAGGGATGGTCTCTCCAAAATTACTGTCCACAGGAATTTATGAAGCCATGATCACTACCGCTTCAGGACTCGTGGTAGGGATTATTGCTTATTTGGGATATAATTACCTTGTGGCCCGTGTATCCAAACTTATCCACAACATGGAATATACCACGGTGGAGTTTATGGACCTGCTACAGGATAAGAAATAA
- a CDS encoding ExbD/TolR family protein, with the protein MALQSKHKVEAAFSMSSMTDIIFLLLIFFMLTSSFITPSGLPVNLPSSETADIVMQEVTVTVTKDLKYSVNDKIVEREGIKSELTSLLKGKDGQVVLHIDKEVPVEYLVEIGGIAAKLEANVSIATRPYK; encoded by the coding sequence ATGGCATTACAATCAAAACATAAAGTAGAAGCGGCATTTAGCATGTCATCCATGACAGATATTATATTCTTGTTGTTGATCTTTTTTATGCTGACTTCTTCCTTCATAACCCCTTCTGGATTACCCGTCAACTTGCCGAGCAGTGAAACAGCAGATATTGTGATGCAGGAGGTGACCGTGACGGTGACCAAAGACCTCAAGTATTCCGTGAACGACAAGATCGTGGAGCGGGAGGGAATCAAAAGTGAACTGACTTCGTTACTTAAAGGAAAGGATGGACAAGTCGTGCTTCACATCGATAAAGAAGTACCGGTGGAATATTTGGTGGAAATAGGAGGCATAGCTGCCAAACTGGAGGCGAATGTGTCGATAGCCACTAGACCTTATAAGTAG
- a CDS encoding SPOR domain-containing protein, with product MTDKNQGKKSKRKDEDKDFGLPEIEITPISSEEDKSDSRPSVIPVPTGSGSEKDSPKKTVPKKNPEKAVPPKAESKTTAAAQAVPEAAPAGYVPVDEEEKEEKNNKAGWIILVLLLLGLLGFGVYHFVFKSPEMPVVTEQVAVQPEVKEPVPAIEEPETPAPVEEAPKAPTLTEISEKSDAPHYFVTVGAFIDGDLAKDFSDRLNKKGYNTYIVLPGYGSSFYKLAIEDFDNVDEALAMIEREQKNFEETLWVFKY from the coding sequence ATGACAGACAAGAACCAGGGAAAAAAATCGAAAAGAAAAGACGAGGATAAGGATTTTGGCTTGCCTGAAATCGAAATCACTCCTATATCCAGTGAGGAAGACAAGTCTGATTCCCGTCCTTCTGTGATTCCCGTGCCTACGGGAAGTGGATCTGAGAAAGATTCCCCCAAAAAAACTGTTCCAAAGAAAAATCCTGAAAAGGCCGTACCTCCCAAAGCCGAGTCCAAGACTACTGCAGCAGCACAAGCGGTTCCTGAAGCTGCTCCGGCAGGATATGTGCCAGTGGACGAGGAGGAAAAAGAAGAGAAGAACAATAAGGCGGGTTGGATCATTTTGGTATTGTTGCTCTTGGGCTTGTTAGGTTTTGGTGTCTATCATTTTGTGTTCAAATCACCGGAAATGCCGGTAGTTACAGAGCAGGTGGCGGTTCAGCCAGAGGTCAAAGAGCCAGTTCCTGCCATAGAAGAACCAGAAACACCCGCTCCGGTAGAAGAAGCTCCCAAGGCACCGACGCTTACGGAAATCAGTGAAAAAAGTGATGCCCCACATTATTTTGTGACTGTTGGCGCATTTATTGATGGAGACCTTGCCAAAGATTTTTCCGATCGGTTAAACAAAAAAGGATACAACACTTACATTGTACTTCCGGGCTATGGTTCTTCGTTCTATAAATTGGCCATTGAGGATTTTGACAATGTGGATGAAGCGTTGGCCATGATTGAGCGAGAGCAAAAGAATTTCGAAGAAACTTTATGGGTTTTTAAATACTAA
- the trmB gene encoding tRNA (guanosine(46)-N7)-methyltransferase TrmB, whose translation MGRNKLARFKANEENRNVVQEGKGIFEHIKGNWRKEQFKNEQPIVVELACGRGEFTVGLAREYPEQNFIGVDIKGARIWKGSTIAIQEGLENVAFLRTQIELLDRFFAGKEINELWITFPDPRPRDGDEKKRLTSPRFLEMYKPLIQEEGWIHFKTDNTGLFDYTLDVLQGREDVTDLVYTHDFYSSDFRDDHHGIKTRYEAMFSAKGEKIKYLKFQFR comes from the coding sequence ATGGGCAGAAATAAGCTGGCAAGGTTCAAGGCCAATGAGGAGAATCGAAACGTCGTCCAAGAAGGCAAGGGTATCTTCGAACACATTAAGGGCAACTGGAGAAAGGAGCAATTCAAAAACGAGCAGCCGATTGTGGTGGAGCTGGCCTGTGGAAGGGGGGAGTTTACCGTGGGATTGGCCAGGGAGTATCCGGAGCAGAATTTTATCGGTGTCGATATAAAAGGTGCCAGAATCTGGAAAGGAAGCACCATAGCCATCCAGGAAGGATTGGAGAATGTGGCGTTTTTGCGGACGCAGATAGAGTTACTTGACCGTTTTTTTGCCGGAAAAGAAATCAATGAACTGTGGATTACTTTTCCTGATCCCCGTCCGAGGGATGGCGACGAAAAGAAAAGATTGACTTCTCCGAGATTTTTGGAAATGTATAAACCTTTGATCCAAGAAGAAGGCTGGATTCACTTTAAAACAGATAATACTGGCCTGTTTGACTATACGTTAGACGTACTGCAAGGACGGGAAGATGTCACCGATCTTGTGTACACTCATGATTTTTACAGTTCTGATTTCCGTGATGACCACCATGGCATCAAGACCCGGTATGAAGCGATGTTCAGCGCGAAAGGAGAGAAGATAAAGTATTTGAAATTTCAGTTTAGGTAG
- a CDS encoding energy transducer TonB, protein MQAEGMAQHTELDSKKKATIITIIINVLVLVGIYFIVVWRPPVPPMAQFGLELNLGFTEVGSGNEQTETPPSESEQISDESPAPGAPVETPEPAQPEAQPIAQPEAQPQPTESKSSYETRSNTASPIKGSEKSKEAVKEPEQPKEEANPVTKPAEETEEKVEEQVEEKPKIDQRAIFGAGGNKGTSNNASAGSNEGTSTQKGDQGNPEGTIDGRSLMQSGQGNAGNGAGYNLDLAGWDFASKPNIQDRVSNRNGKIVFKITVDDNGKVVRAMPDTYNVTNEVLSYYRGVVNGLTFKRKGGNPAADFSEGKITFIIKVD, encoded by the coding sequence ATGCAGGCGGAAGGAATGGCACAACATACGGAGCTTGACAGTAAAAAGAAAGCAACCATCATTACCATCATTATAAATGTGTTGGTGTTGGTGGGTATCTATTTTATTGTGGTCTGGAGGCCGCCGGTGCCGCCAATGGCACAGTTTGGCCTGGAGCTCAACCTCGGTTTTACGGAAGTGGGAAGCGGTAATGAACAAACCGAGACACCGCCTTCAGAGAGTGAGCAGATCAGCGATGAAAGTCCTGCGCCGGGAGCACCTGTGGAGACTCCTGAGCCTGCCCAACCGGAAGCCCAGCCCATAGCCCAACCGGAGGCTCAACCCCAACCAACCGAATCGAAGAGCAGCTATGAAACCCGCTCTAATACCGCCAGTCCAATAAAGGGCAGTGAGAAGAGTAAAGAAGCAGTAAAAGAACCTGAGCAACCAAAAGAAGAAGCAAATCCCGTGACCAAGCCTGCAGAAGAAACGGAAGAGAAAGTAGAAGAGCAGGTAGAAGAAAAGCCCAAAATTGACCAACGCGCTATTTTTGGTGCCGGGGGCAATAAGGGAACGAGCAATAATGCCTCTGCAGGCAGTAATGAAGGAACATCCACGCAGAAAGGTGACCAAGGGAATCCTGAAGGCACCATTGATGGCAGGTCATTGATGCAGTCTGGGCAGGGAAATGCCGGAAATGGCGCAGGCTATAACCTGGATCTTGCCGGTTGGGATTTTGCCAGCAAGCCCAATATCCAAGACCGGGTGTCTAATCGAAACGGGAAAATTGTTTTCAAAATTACCGTGGATGATAACGGCAAGGTGGTCAGGGCCATGCCAGATACCTATAATGTGACCAATGAAGTGCTTTCCTATTATCGGGGAGTAGTGAATGGACTTACCTTTAAGCGAAAAGGTGGAAATCCTGCTGCTGACTTTTCCGAAGGAAAAATCACCTTTATCATCAAAGTAGATTAA
- a CDS encoding bifunctional folylpolyglutamate synthase/dihydrofolate synthase: MTYQETLDYLFNALPMFQRIGAAAFKKDLSNTLKLCEHLGQPHKQFKSIHVAGTNGKGSSSHMLAAVLQEAGYKVGLYTSPHLKSFTERIKINGQEIPQDKVVDFVAQHRGFLDALKPSFFEMTVGLAFAHFAAEKVDFAVIEVGMGGRLDSTNVITPEVSLITNIGLDHTQFLGTTLAEIAGEKAGVIKVRVPVVISQTQSETIEVFKSRAMQQSAPIFFADQFFKVQQIGLNNNSKVCDYQVVKNDRKMIYSLDLFGKYQEKNLPGVLMVLEVLKEKGIAIGPETIHAGLAHAAGISGLKGRFQQLGESPLVYCDTGHNEDGIGQLVEQLQAMPYDQLYIILGMVNDKDLSKVLSLLPKEAKYVFCEANLPRALPADQLQEKAAAQGIIGEVIRDVNEALAEIRKKASKNDLIFIGGSTFVVAEIENL; this comes from the coding sequence ATGACGTATCAGGAGACGTTGGACTACTTGTTCAATGCACTGCCGATGTTTCAGCGCATTGGCGCTGCGGCATTTAAGAAAGACCTTAGCAATACCCTTAAGCTTTGCGAGCATCTCGGGCAACCACATAAGCAATTTAAATCCATCCATGTAGCAGGCACAAATGGCAAGGGGAGTTCTTCCCATATGCTAGCCGCTGTTCTCCAGGAGGCGGGGTATAAAGTGGGGCTGTACACTTCTCCTCACTTAAAGTCCTTTACGGAAAGGATAAAGATAAATGGCCAAGAAATACCGCAAGACAAAGTGGTCGATTTTGTAGCCCAGCACCGGGGATTTCTTGATGCCCTTAAACCCAGTTTTTTTGAGATGACGGTGGGACTGGCCTTTGCACATTTTGCTGCGGAGAAGGTAGATTTTGCCGTGATCGAAGTGGGCATGGGCGGGAGACTGGATAGCACCAATGTGATTACTCCGGAGGTAAGTTTGATCACCAATATCGGACTCGACCATACCCAGTTTTTAGGGACGACCTTGGCAGAAATAGCTGGGGAAAAGGCGGGTGTTATCAAGGTAAGAGTACCTGTGGTCATCAGCCAAACCCAATCGGAAACCATCGAAGTCTTCAAGTCCAGGGCAATGCAGCAATCAGCACCTATTTTCTTTGCCGACCAATTTTTCAAAGTGCAACAAATTGGTTTAAATAATAATTCAAAAGTATGTGATTATCAAGTTGTTAAAAATGATCGTAAAATGATCTATTCATTAGATCTTTTTGGGAAGTATCAGGAAAAAAACTTGCCCGGAGTCCTAATGGTGTTGGAGGTTTTAAAGGAAAAAGGGATTGCCATTGGACCAGAAACCATACACGCTGGGTTAGCCCATGCTGCGGGGATTTCCGGATTGAAAGGCAGGTTCCAGCAATTAGGAGAATCCCCGTTGGTGTATTGTGATACCGGTCATAACGAAGATGGCATTGGCCAGCTGGTGGAACAGCTTCAAGCCATGCCCTATGATCAGCTTTATATTATCCTAGGGATGGTTAACGACAAGGACCTGAGCAAGGTGCTCAGTCTGTTACCAAAGGAGGCAAAATACGTTTTTTGTGAAGCGAACCTTCCCAGGGCACTTCCCGCTGATCAGCTTCAGGAAAAAGCCGCAGCCCAAGGCATCATCGGCGAAGTCATCCGGGATGTGAATGAAGCATTGGCCGAAATTAGAAAAAAAGCATCAAAAAACGACCTTATTTTTATCGGAGGCAGTACCTTTGTGGTCGCTGAAATCGAAAACTTATAA